One Trichoderma atroviride chromosome 7, complete sequence DNA segment encodes these proteins:
- a CDS encoding uncharacterized protein (BUSCO:EOG092D4LPB): MSAEESSNYAPRSPDLSSFYSDSPTQAAPQQLPAPASHGQAGYKIQPSASRFAAVPGNAESFYTPPNSYGAYPQAARQPYSVPLPNYSYEPYEPFSPPAVGHPGQISAASGHQTAAPLAPQHDFKPPPLDVSPYSYEPFPGQASSSSSDMPPRKAAVPPPPAPFIEPSPVKTKFPTARIKRIMQADEEVGKVAQQTPIAVGKALELFMIQLVTKSAEIAKDKGSKRVTASMLKNVVEADEQWDFLRDIVSRVENEKEGSRSKGKGDSETDEEMEEPKKRGRGGGRRKKVQ, translated from the coding sequence ATGTCGGCCGAGGAGTCGTCGAATTACGCGCCACGGTCGCCGGACCTGTCGTCTTTTTACTCGGACAGCCCCACCCAGGCCGCACCGCAACAGCTTCCAGCGCCTGCAAGCCACGGCCAGGCTGGATATAAAATACAGCCTTCCGCCAGCCGTTTTGCCGCCGTGCCGGGCAACGCAGAGTCCTTCTATACGCCCCCCAACTCATACGGCGCATACCCCCAGGCCGCACGCCAGCCGTATAGCGTACCACTTCCAAACTATTCCTACGAGCCCTACGAGCCATTCTCTCCGCCAGCCGTCGGGCATCCAGGGCAAATCTCAGCTGCCTCTGGCCATCAAACCGCCGCACCCCTCGCGCCGCAGCACGACTTCAAGCCACCGCCACTCGACGTCTCCCCTTATTCGTACGAGCCGTTTCCGGGCCaagcttcctcctcctcttcagaTATGCCGCCCAGAAAGGCCGCGGTGCCTCCGCCGCCTGCACCGTTCATCGAACCGTCTCCCGTCAAGACTAAGTTTCCTACCGCCCGGATCAAGCGGATCATGCAGGCCGATGAGGAAGTAGGCAAGGTTGCTCAACAGACACCTATTGCCGTGGgaaaggcgctggagctgttcATGATCCAGCTGGTAACAAAGAGCGCCGAGAttgccaaggacaagggcTCAAAGAGGGTTACCGCTTCCATGTTGAAAAACGTGGTAGAGGCAGACGAGCAGTGGGACTTTCTGCGAGACATTGTCAGCCGCGTAGAGAACGAGAAGGAGGGCAGCAGGTCCAAAGGCAAAGGTGATAGCGAAACCGAcgaagagatggaggagccCAAAaagcgaggcagaggcggtgGTCGTAGGAAGAAAGTGCAGTAG
- a CDS encoding uncharacterized protein (EggNog:ENOG41), whose protein sequence is MEEPPKEPTDVIEAQEAKDWIVEGDDTANNQEQDAAEGGDENVEQAGDGQEQFNDAANGGFQQNMMFPGGGDFNQMQMMMAMQNGMGQNSFGGFPMMGMPGMGMDPMMQNMYMNGGFQGMGMNGMGGFEGGFGQGSNDNWNGAQSWNFDQNNYNQNGQGMGTGDFGNFNSGIQTGYNQGNYGQFNDYRRNNYGRGRGRGRGFYGGYGRGGYNQYGGAMTNYHDQGHYSQYNQGQGAAAFQSQGDLGQQATPMAAGTHPDENANEGASQAKTLEAEGGGSVDDSKQDLSESTSHENIGNEASSSGGAPRPTMMAQADGSSVQNRNGVAAIRSILTAPDAPINAPKGPKAMRQGLPNTSLLNLRARGFQVEDSGLPVQKPVAIASQPPQAPPPSNPATQPGSRSSTPNLDKVRDRDAHRDRSKERSKDHDRRERGVASEEPHNAQESERDNRDRVDRDRGKEPERLGSRASSRSRSIDRSSRSPSRSRGHRSSHRRQRRQRSESVDADDKDDSYRRKKHRSSRRHYYDDDGDQPSQRSKDDKAAERSRSGSPDDGKRSSYRSRKDKDKDRDYERRKDKYRAEEEDDRQRSSHRSSHRDRGDYEHSSRRYDKERERDKDSSSNRKEKDRKDRYRDRDRERDRGRDRDRDRDRDREYSSRHGSSSRKHSFDGAAASSGGDKGFDPPTGPRGFDIKGGSRSTGAASAPQKDAHTLEREARNRERLLKEAQRMAGLAGIAGSKRSRDDADDGGRKGRRSRRNDVVDGDSEERMRRLEAEREGGRWG, encoded by the exons ATGGAAGAACCGCCAAAAGAACCAACCGACGTTATTGAGGctcaagaagccaaagattGGATTGTCGAAGGCGACGACACAGCCAATAatcaagagcaagatgctgctgaAGGAGGCGATGAGAACGTTGAACaagctggcgatggccaAGAGCAATTCAACGATGCCGCAAATGGTGGATTTCAGCAAAATATGATGTTTCCTGGGGGCGGCGACTTCAACCAGATGCAAATGATGATGGCTATGCAAAATGGAATGGGACAAAACTCATTTGGCGGGTTTCCTATGATGG GCATGCCGGGGATGGGCATGGACCCGATGATGCAAAACATGTACATGAACGGAGGCTTTCAAGGCATGGGCATGAACGGCATGGGGGGCTTTGAAGGGGGATTTGGACAAGGCTCCAATGATAACTGGAACGGTGCACAATCATGGAATTTCGACCAAAATAATTACAATCAAAATGGCCAAGGCATGGGCACTGGTGACTTTGGCAATTTTAACTCAGGAATCCAGACAGGCTACAATCAAGGTAATTATGGCCAATTCAATGACTATCGTCGCAACAACTacggccgtggccgtggccgcggTCGCGGATTCTATGGGGGTTATGGTCGAGGGGGATACAACCAATATGGCGGTGCCATGACAAATTATCATGACCAAGGCCACTATTCCCAGTACAACCAAGGACAAGGGGCAGCCGCTTTCCAGAGCCAGGGTGACCTTGGACAGCAAGCAACACCCATGGCGGCAGGTACTCACCCCGACGAGAATGCCAACGAAGGtgcaagccaagccaagacGTTGGAAGCCGAAGGGGGTGGCAGCGTTGATGACTCCAAACAAGATCTTTCCGAGTCTACATCTCATGAAAACATAGGCAATGaagcgtcttcttctggaggTGCACCGCGCCCAACGATGATGGCTCAAGCAGATGGATCTAGCGTGCAGAATCGGAATGGCGTAGCTGCCATCCGCTCCATTCTGACAGCCCCAGATGCACCAATCAACGCCCCTAAGGGCCCTAAAGCTATGCGTCAAGGCCTTCCTAATACTAGTCTGCTGAATCTGCGAGCCAGGGGTTTCCAGGTTGAGGATAGTGGTTTGCCAGTACAAAAGCCTGTTGCCATTGCATCACAGCCGCCACAggcaccgccgccatcgaaTCCAGCTACTCAGCCAGGCTCTAGAAGTAGTACTCCTAATCTTGACAAAGTACGAGATCGTGATGCCCATCGTGACCGCAGCAAGGAGCGGTCCAAGGATCACGATAGGCGTGAGAGAGGAGTGGCGTCTGAAGAGCCCCATAACGCGCAAGAGAGCGAACGAGACAACAGAGACCGAGTAGATCGCGATCGCGGCAAAGAGCCAGAGCGTTTGGGCTCCAGAGCTAGTAGTAGAAGCCGAAGTATAgatcgcagcagccgcagcccgaGCCGCAGTCGTGGCCATCGGAGCTCCCACAggcggcaacggcggcaacgCTCCGAGTCTGTAGACGCAGATGATAAAGATGACTCTTATCGCCGGAAGAAACACCGGAGCAGTAGAAGACATTACTACGACGATGACGGTGACCAGCCGTCTCAGCGGTCCAAGGATGAcaaagcagctgaaaggTCAAGGTCAGGCTCTCCGGATGATGGTAAACGCTCAAGCTATCGCAGTCGTaaagacaaggacaaggatcGAGACTATGAGCGGCGCAAAGACAAATACCgagcggaagaagaggacgaccGCCAGAGATCGAGCCATCGCTCTTCCCACCGTGACCGAGGAGATTATGAGCACTCCTCCAGACGGTACgataaagagagagagcgtgaCAaggatagcagcagcaatcggAAAGAAAAGGACCGCAAGGATCGATACCGAGACCGTGATCGTGAACGAGACCGCGGCCGTGATCGGGACCGCGACCGGGATCGGGATCGAGAGTACAGCAGCAGACAcggcagtagcagtagaaAGCACTCCTTCGATGGTGCTGCCGCTTCAAGTGGCGGCGATAAGGGATTTGATCCGCCTACGGGTCCGCGTGGATTCGACATCAAAGGAGGCTCTCGCAGCACAGGGGCCGCCTCAGCGCCGCAGAAAGATGCGCACACTCTAGAACGGGAAGCACGAAACCGTGAGCGTCTGCTGAAAGAAGCCCAGCGCATGGCTGGCCTCGCAGGCATAGCGGGCTCAAAGCGCAGCCGggacgatgccgatgatggcggccGCAAGGGGCGACGCAGCCGGCGGAACGACGTTGTTGATGGAGACAGCGAAGAACGCATGCGAAGGCTGGAGGCGGAGAGAGAGGGCGGACGATGGGGTTAG
- a CDS encoding uncharacterized protein (TransMembrane:1 (i140-159o)) — protein MSWDLLQRFLESDVFNANPFLSVSYLSRYADHVGIHYVLCTKLRQFPYEDIEFFLPQLCHLIISVDNESMALEEFLLDLCEESVTAALLTFWLFQTYLHDLSSNPQSNAFQTCRRVYNKVQHIVFGVADTVRHHKIKENVLPVTVLSSFVLASVALPMFPRWAGPLAVAQARKPQPITDDNSDGSETPKPTAKTPTRANTVAAPGSKSRRAKDSRNTNTSDDRLAIDTRLSRRNNTHSPLNPNFTAKESKRPSALELKSLEARLSTASLPLPSPRGPSRPATPVSARPADGVHRRHSHHFKSPTGTSNLSPAQKARLLRQHYFRSQTQFLSALEVISNRLVAVPKPARMSALRAELALIGRDLPAEIDIPIICPPTLIDGAPGKSRHHRIVRLNPAEATVLNSAEKVPYLLMIEVLRDDFSFDPETPDNQRLLTGLLSGDGPSKRLFDLSSETPRAAQVIHAPEPVIDSVFEPISGDLGSSPLLKPYDDVPSPVTYHPKHSSDQRFSSGATTASTTLDAMTPRTSDGPFSSRSPSPGSRRRMTLNMARADQPDFSALATHMRTASQMLAQLEATSGKRPKHEVAAIRAKIIASMQSLEEQSFDADDHGPTFDTIIAKASTASTVQGINPDLDEEEAPIDPNINASAGRERMENDIKTGGVQRRGDRDDPSAAVFGEAWEAKKERIRKSSPYGWMKNWDLMSVIVKTGADLRQEAFACQLISVCHKIWVDAKVDVWVKLMRILVTGESSGLIETIANGVSLHSLKRSLTLASIEAGNNPRHRIATLKDHFAKAFGPPDSKPHRAGLDAFKRSLAAYSIISYVLQLKDRHNGNVLIDSEGHIIHIDFGFMLSNSPGSVGFEAAPFKLTNEYVDVLGGIGSQDWEDYKKLCKQAFQALRRSADSIIDLVAIMGRDSKMPCFAVGVTHATTSLRQRFQLHLSADEAENFVETDLIAKSVGSYYTRLYDTFQYRTQGIY, from the exons ATGTCGTGGGATCTGCTGCAGCGATTCCTCGAATCCGACGTCTTCAACGCGAATCCCTTCCTCTCAGTCTCCTACCTCTC CCGTTATGCCGACCATGTAGGCATTCACTATGTCCTGTGCACGAAGCTGCGACAATTTCCCTACGAGGATATCGAATTCTTCCTGCCGCAGCTGTGCCacctcatcatcagcgtCGACAATGAGTCAATGGCGCTGGAGGAATTTCTGCTAGACCTATGCGAAGAGTCTGTGACTGCCGCATTGTTG ACGTTTTGGCTCTTCCAGACATATCTACACGACTTGTCCTCCAATCCGCAATCGAATGCCTTTCAGACATGTCGTCGAGTCTATAACAAGGTCCAGCATATCGTGTTTGGCGTCGCAGACACCGTGCGGCACCACAAGATCAAGGAAAACGTCTTGCCCGTGACCGTCCTGTCCAGCTTCGTTCTTGCGAGCGTCGCCCTGCCAATGTTTCCGAGATGGGCTGGACCCCTCGCTGTCGCACAAGCTCGAAAACCCCAGCCCATCACCGACGACAATTCAGATGGAAGTGAAACGCCCAAGCCTACGGCGAAAACACCCACGAGGGCAAATACCGTAGCCGCGCCAGGCTCAAAATCTCGGCGGGCCAAAGACTCGAGGAATACAAACACATCCGACGACCGCTTGGCAATCGACACCCGCCTCTCTCGCCGAAATAACACCCATTCGCCATTGAATCCCAACTTTACAGCAAAAGAGTCAAAAAGGCCGTCTGCTCTGGAATTGAAGTCTCTGGAGGCGAGACTTAGTACCGCGTCCCTACCTCTTCCGTCCCCGAGGGGTCCATCCCGACCAGCTACTCCTGTGTCTGCTAGACCGGCGGATGGTGTCCATCGAAGACATTCCCATCATTTCAAATCGCCCACGGGCACGAGCAATCTGTCACCAGCCCAGAAAGCACGGCTCCTACGGCAACACTATTTCAGGTCGCAAACCCAGTTCCTATCGGCCCTAGAAGTCATCTCCAACCGACTGGTTGCTGTACCGAAACCTGCCCGTATGAGTGCCCTGCGAGCCGAGTTGGCGCTGATTGGGAGGGATTTGCCCGCCGAGATCGATATCCCCATCATCTGCCCGCCGACACTGATTGATGGGGCACCTGGGAAGAGTCGCCACCATCGAATTGTGCGACTCAATCCTGCTGAGGCCACGGTGTTGAACAGCGCCGAAAAGGTGCCATACTTGCTAATGATTGAAGTGCTAAGAGACGACTTTTCGTTTGATCCCGAAACTCCAGATAACCAAAGGCTATTGACCGGATTACTTAGTGGCGATGGGCCTTCAAAAAGGCTGTTTGACCTCTCTTCAGAGACCCCTAGGGCTGCTCAGGTCATTCACGCTCCGGAGCCAGTCATAGACAGCGTATTCGAACCGATTTCGGGCGATTTGGGGAGCTCGCCACTTTTGAAGCCGTATGACGATGTGCCGTCACCAGTCACCTACCACCCAAAGCATTCTTCCGACCAGCGATTCTCCAGCGGAGCCACAACCGCGAGTACGACGTTGGATGCAATGACACCGCGCACATCGGACGGCCCTTTTTCATCAAGATCTCCTAGTCCTGGTTCTCGACGGAGAATGACGCTCAATATGGCTCGCGCCGATCAGCCAGATTTCTCAGCGCTGGCCACGCATATGAGGACGGCCTCTCAGATGCTTGCTCAGCTTGAGGCGACGAGTGGCAAGCGACCAAAGCATGAGGTAGCAGCCATCAGAGCCAAGATTATTGCGAGCATGCAAAGCCTCGAGGAGCAAAGTTTTGATGCGGACGACCATGGCCCCACGTTTGACACCATCATAGCCAAAGCCAGCACTGCCAGCACCGTACAGGGCATCAACCCAGATCtagacgaggaagaggcacCAATCGATCCCAACATCAACGCCAGCGCAGGCAGGGAAAGGATGGAAAACGATATCAAGACAGGAGGCGTGCAGCGCCGTGGCGATCGCGACGACCCTAGTGCGGCTGTCTTTGGAGAAGCCTgggaggccaagaaggagcgAATCCGGAAATCCTCGCCCTACGGATGGATGAAGAACTGGGATCTCATGAGTGTCATCGTAAAGACGGGCGCTGATTTGCGACAGGAGGCTTTCGCTTGCCAGCTTATCAGTGTCTGCCACAAGATTTGGGTGGACGCAAAGGTGGACGTCTGGGTGAAGCTGATGCGCATTCTCGTAACTGGGGAGTCATCTGGACTCATCGAAACAATAGCAAATGGTGTATCCCTCCACTCACTCAAGCGAAGTCTCACGCTTGCGTCAATCGAGGCCGGAAACAACCCCCGGCATCGAATTGCTACGCTCAAAGACCACTTTGCCAAAGCCTTTGGCCCGCCTGATAGCAAGCCTCACAGAGCTGGACTGGACGCTTTTAAGCGCTCATTAGCAGCATACAGCATCATTTCCTACGTCCTGCAGCTGAAGGACAGACACAACGGAAACGTTCTGATCGACAGCGAAGGACACATCATCCACATCGACTTTGGGTTCATGCTTTCCAACTCCCCCGGGTCAGTTGGCTTTGAGGCTGCGCCCTTCAAGCTCACAAACGAATATGTGGACGTCCTCGGAGGAATTGGTTCACAGGACTGGGAGGACTATAAGAAGTTGTGTAAACAAGCTTTCCAAG CTCTGCGACGGTCGGCAGATTCCATCATTGACTTGGTCGCCATCATGGGCAGGGATTCGAAAATGCCGTGCTTTGCCGTGGGCGTGACTCATGCGACAACGTCCCTCCGGCAGCGCTTCCAGCTGCATCTGAGCGCCGACGAAGCAGAGAATTTCGTGGAGACGGACTTGATTGCGAAGTCGGTTGGCAGTTATTATACACGACT CTATGATACCTTCCAATATCGCACACAGGGTATATACTAG
- a CDS encoding uncharacterized protein (BUSCO:EOG092D39KW) produces the protein MARSITASAASKSKPSNPNKRKLLDDSDSDSDDTGAAIGGSGFKVNEEYARRFEHNKKREEQHRLEEKLKREGEDEDSSSSDEDEDEDGFLATEDLDAQISATLQAIRNKDPRVYDKDITFYAPDDENADAADKEKKEKPVFLRDYQREKILRGDVGASDDEEDAPKTYQQEQDAIKKSLLSEIDAAKGEVDSDSDEDEDGFIKRKAPAQTDKTGLHPSRAKAVKLSEVDVDNADRDPETFLSNFMAARAWVTDEGSRWEAFESDDGEEDNRADEFEEAYNLRFENPEKSNEVLKSYARDFAAARSVRREEKTGRKRQRELEREKKEVEKAQRREDKARLRNLKLEETERKLRKIKQAAGAFGKELTDEEWIKFLDDAWENDKWEDEMKKWFDESYYAIKEANVVSDDDDDEMDVDEEDGKKSKRKKPKKPTWDDDIDIKDLVPDFEDDDAKPTIALTDDEGQDAEEDEEPSAKKVKSSDHKKARQETQKKARQERSKLEALVDAKMNLTDHDILKGNDNDNDNSVVGGFRYRETSPQSFGMTARDILLAPSDKVLNEYAGLKKLATFRDAEKKRKDKKHLGKKARLRQWRRDVFGGEFEQTGPTYGFERVVAATEEGDGVDARDKKRSLKKKDKAAKNKDGEEASNIIGDVDGTRKKRKRSKGKKAAE, from the exons ATGGCTAGATCGATAACCGCATCGGCGGCTTCAAAAAGCAAGCCATCCAATCCCAATAAGCGAAAACTACTCGACGATAGCGACTCAGATTCAGACGATACGGGAGCAGCAATTGGAGGCTCTGGCTTCAAGGTGAATGAGGAGTATGCGCGCCGTTTTGAACATAACAAGAAACGAGAGGAACAACACAGAT TGGAGGAAAAGCtcaagagagaaggagaggatgaggattcttcctcttccgacgaggacgaggatgaagatggtttCCTTGCCACAGAAGACCTCGACGCGCAAATCTCTGCTACACTACAGGCGATTCGAAACAAGGATCCCCGCGTCTACGACAAGGACATCACTTTCTATGCCCCAGACGACGAAAACGCCGATGCCGcagacaaggagaagaaagagaaaccAGTCTTCCTCCGCGATTATCAACGAGAAAAAATTTTAAGGGGAGACGTCGGCGCTtcagacgacgaagaggacgcTCCGAAAACATaccagcaagagcaagacgcAATCAAAAAGTCATTGCTCTCCGAAATCGACGCTGCCAAGGGTGAAGTAGACTCGGACTcagatgaggacgaggatggaTTCATTAAGCGAAAAGCACCAGCACAAACGGATAAAACCGGCTTACACCCATCAAGAGCAAAGGCCGTAAAGCTCTCAGAGGTGGATGTGGACAATGCAGACAGAGATCCAGAAACATTCTTGTCAAACTTTATGGCGGCGAGAGCGTGGGTGACTGACGAAGGTTCCAGATGGGAGGCCTTTGAGtcagatgatggagaagaggacaaCCGAGCAGATGAGTTTGAAGAGGCCTACAATCTCCGCTTCGAAAATCCCGAAAAGAGCAACGAAGTCTTGAAGTCATATGCCAGAGACTTTGCGGCTGCCAGATCAGTCCgacgagaggagaagacgggAAGAAAACGCCAGAGAGAGCTCGagcgcgagaagaaggaggtgGAGAAGGCGCAGCGCCGCGAAGACAAAGCCCGGTTACGGAACctgaagctggaggagaCGGAACGCAAGCTTCGCAAGATTAAGCAAGCAGCTGGAGCCTTTGGCAAGGAGCTGACAGACGAAGAATGGATCAAGTTCCTCGATGACGCGTGGGAGAATGACAAGTGGGAGgacgagatgaagaagtGGTTCGACGAGAGCTACTACGCCATCAAAGAAGCAAACGTCGTctcagacgacgacgacgatgagatggatgtcgatgaagaggacggcaagaagagcaaaagaaagaagcccaagaagcccaCGTGGGACGATGATATCGACATCAAGGACCTCGTTCCCGATttcgaggacgacgacgcaaAGCCAACCATTGCATTAACAGATGATGAGGGTCAGGACgctgaggaggatgaagaacCCTCCGCCAAGAAAGTGAAATCATCAGACCACAAGAAAGCCCGCCAAGAGACCCAAAAGAAGGCTCGCCAAGAGCGCTCCAAGCTCGAGGCCCTCGTCGACGCCAAAATGAACCTCACAGACCACGACATCCTCAAGGGCAACGACaacgacaacgacaacaGCGTAGTAGGCGGCTTCCGCTACCGCGAGACCTCACCGCAGTCCTTTGGCATGACGGCGCGCGACATCCTGCTCGCCCCCTCAGACAAGGTGCTCAACGAGTACGCCGGcctcaagaagctcgccaCGTTCCGCGacgccgagaagaagcgcaaggacaagaagcaCCTGGGCAAAAAGGCCCGTCTGCGCCAGTGGCGGCGCGACGTGTTTGGCGGGGAGTTTGAGCAGACGGGCCCGACGTATGGCTTTGAGCGGGTGGTTGCCGCTACCGAGGAGGGAGATGGCGTGGACGCAAGGGATAAGAAGAGgtccttgaagaagaaggataagGCGGCAAAGAACAAGGACGGCGAAGAGGCGAGTAATATCATTGGCGACGTGGACgggacgaggaagaagcggaagaggtcaaagggaaagaaggcggctgagTAG
- a CDS encoding uncharacterized protein (EggNog:ENOG41) — protein sequence MATSITEAQAELINSLAPDDIPHKLRCANCSKLAVNALRLPCCEQAICETCHSNLPQSCPVCEHSPLSAADCSPNKSLRTTIRVFLRTAEKKREASRTKESNDTTPITPVDAPKPSLPDVGAPAAETAEKTAEKTADASGDVPVEDAAPQSADELASGHEEDKLQEVALNGMEEPPKEPTDVIEAQEAKDWIVEGDDTANNQEQDAAEGGDENVEQAGDGQEQFNDAANGGFQQNMMFPGGGDFNQMQMMMAMQNGMGQNSFGGFPMMGMPGMGMDPMMQNMYMNGGFQGMGMNGMGGFEGGFGQGSNDNWNGAQSWNFDQNNYNQNGQGMGTGDFGNFNSGIQTGYNQGNYGQFNDYRRNNYGRGRGRGRGFYGGYGRGGYNQYGGAMTNYHDQGHYSQYNQGQGAAAFQSQGDLGQQATPMAAGTHPDENANEGASQAKTLEAEGGGSVDDSKQDLSESTSHENIGNEASSSGGAPRPTMMAQADGSSVQNRNGVAAIRSILTAPDAPINAPKGPKAMRQGLPNTSLLNLRARGFQVEDSGLPVQKPVAIASQPPQAPPPSNPATQPGSRSSTPNLDKVRDRDAHRDRSKERSKDHDRRERGVASEEPHNAQESERDNRDRVDRDRGKEPERLGSRASSRSRSIDRSSRSPSRSRGHRSSHRRQRRQRSESVDADDKDDSYRRKKHRSSRRHYYDDDGDQPSQRSKDDKAAERSRSGSPDDGKRSSYRSRKDKDKDRDYERRKDKYRAEEEDDRQRSSHRSSHRDRGDYEHSSRRYDKERERDKDSSSNRKEKDRKDRYRDRDRERDRGRDRDRDRDRDREYSSRHGSSSRKHSFDGAAASSGGDKGFDPPTGPRGFDIKGGSRSTGAASAPQKDAHTLEREARNRERLLKEAQRMAGLAGIAGSKRSRDDADDGGRKGRRSRRNDVVDGDSEERMRRLEAEREGGRWG from the exons ATGGCCACGTCCATTACAGAGGCTCAGGCTGAGCTGATCAA CTCCTTGGCTCCCGACGATATCCCACACAAGCTGCGATGCGCCAACTGCAGCAAACTGGCAGTCAACGCCCTCAGGCTGCCCTGCTGCGAACAAGCCATCTGCGAAACAT GCCATTCAAATCTCCCTCAGTCGTGCCCCGTTTGTGAACACTCTCCGTTATCTGCCGCGGATTGTAGCCCGAACAAGTCTCTGCGAACTACCATTAGAGTATTCTTACGCacggcggagaagaagagagaggcgtCCCGAACCAAAGAATCCAACGATACCACGCCCATCACACCGGTTGATGCGCCGAAGCCATCGCTGCCCGACGTGGGCGCTCCCGCAGCAGAAACGGCAGAGAAAACGGCAGAGAAAACGGCAGACGCTAGCGGAGATGTGCCAGTCGAAGATGCGGCGCCGCAGAGCGCTGATGAGCTGGCTTCTGGCCATGAAGAGGACAAGCTG CAGGAGGTGGCATTAAACGGCATGGAAGAACCGCCAAAAGAACCAACCGACGTTATTGAGGctcaagaagccaaagattGGATTGTCGAAGGCGACGACACAGCCAATAatcaagagcaagatgctgctgaAGGAGGCGATGAGAACGTTGAACaagctggcgatggccaAGAGCAATTCAACGATGCCGCAAATGGTGGATTTCAGCAAAATATGATGTTTCCTGGGGGCGGCGACTTCAACCAGATGCAAATGATGATGGCTATGCAAAATGGAATGGGACAAAACTCATTTGGCGGGTTTCCTATGATGG GCATGCCGGGGATGGGCATGGACCCGATGATGCAAAACATGTACATGAACGGAGGCTTTCAAGGCATGGGCATGAACGGCATGGGGGGCTTTGAAGGGGGATTTGGACAAGGCTCCAATGATAACTGGAACGGTGCACAATCATGGAATTTCGACCAAAATAATTACAATCAAAATGGCCAAGGCATGGGCACTGGTGACTTTGGCAATTTTAACTCAGGAATCCAGACAGGCTACAATCAAGGTAATTATGGCCAATTCAATGACTATCGTCGCAACAACTacggccgtggccgtggccgcggTCGCGGATTCTATGGGGGTTATGGTCGAGGGGGATACAACCAATATGGCGGTGCCATGACAAATTATCATGACCAAGGCCACTATTCCCAGTACAACCAAGGACAAGGGGCAGCCGCTTTCCAGAGCCAGGGTGACCTTGGACAGCAAGCAACACCCATGGCGGCAGGTACTCACCCCGACGAGAATGCCAACGAAGGtgcaagccaagccaagacGTTGGAAGCCGAAGGGGGTGGCAGCGTTGATGACTCCAAACAAGATCTTTCCGAGTCTACATCTCATGAAAACATAGGCAATGaagcgtcttcttctggaggTGCACCGCGCCCAACGATGATGGCTCAAGCAGATGGATCTAGCGTGCAGAATCGGAATGGCGTAGCTGCCATCCGCTCCATTCTGACAGCCCCAGATGCACCAATCAACGCCCCTAAGGGCCCTAAAGCTATGCGTCAAGGCCTTCCTAATACTAGTCTGCTGAATCTGCGAGCCAGGGGTTTCCAGGTTGAGGATAGTGGTTTGCCAGTACAAAAGCCTGTTGCCATTGCATCACAGCCGCCACAggcaccgccgccatcgaaTCCAGCTACTCAGCCAGGCTCTAGAAGTAGTACTCCTAATCTTGACAAAGTACGAGATCGTGATGCCCATCGTGACCGCAGCAAGGAGCGGTCCAAGGATCACGATAGGCGTGAGAGAGGAGTGGCGTCTGAAGAGCCCCATAACGCGCAAGAGAGCGAACGAGACAACAGAGACCGAGTAGATCGCGATCGCGGCAAAGAGCCAGAGCGTTTGGGCTCCAGAGCTAGTAGTAGAAGCCGAAGTATAgatcgcagcagccgcagcccgaGCCGCAGTCGTGGCCATCGGAGCTCCCACAggcggcaacggcggcaacgCTCCGAGTCTGTAGACGCAGATGATAAAGATGACTCTTATCGCCGGAAGAAACACCGGAGCAGTAGAAGACATTACTACGACGATGACGGTGACCAGCCGTCTCAGCGGTCCAAGGATGAcaaagcagctgaaaggTCAAGGTCAGGCTCTCCGGATGATGGTAAACGCTCAAGCTATCGCAGTCGTaaagacaaggacaaggatcGAGACTATGAGCGGCGCAAAGACAAATACCgagcggaagaagaggacgaccGCCAGAGATCGAGCCATCGCTCTTCCCACCGTGACCGAGGAGATTATGAGCACTCCTCCAGACGGTACgataaagagagagagcgtgaCAaggatagcagcagcaatcggAAAGAAAAGGACCGCAAGGATCGATACCGAGACCGTGATCGTGAACGAGACCGCGGCCGTGATCGGGACCGCGACCGGGATCGGGATCGAGAGTACAGCAGCAGACAcggcagtagcagtagaaAGCACTCCTTCGATGGTGCTGCCGCTTCAAGTGGCGGCGATAAGGGATTTGATCCGCCTACGGGTCCGCGTGGATTCGACATCAAAGGAGGCTCTCGCAGCACAGGGGCCGCCTCAGCGCCGCAGAAAGATGCGCACACTCTAGAACGGGAAGCACGAAACCGTGAGCGTCTGCTGAAAGAAGCCCAGCGCATGGCTGGCCTCGCAGGCATAGCGGGCTCAAAGCGCAGCCGggacgatgccgatgatggcggccGCAAGGGGCGACGCAGCCGGCGGAACGACGTTGTTGATGGAGACAGCGAAGAACGCATGCGAAGGCTGGAGGCGGAGAGAGAGGGCGGACGATGGGGTTAG